From a single Larimichthys crocea isolate SSNF chromosome XIII, L_crocea_2.0, whole genome shotgun sequence genomic region:
- the trip13 gene encoding pachytene checkpoint protein 2 homolog: MDGDIVENGNPKAEIHVEVHVKSHSTAKLSDVKLHVLALLHRHSMVFGNFRWTEFDEDFLQKHVESVVLADLDPMPIDLKSCSVDIHIFTLNEDGPSTLSLEEDEELSAANHWLLPAAEFHGIWESLVYENGVKTQLLDYVTTTIYFSDKNVDSNLISWNRVVLLHGPPGTGKTSLCKALAQKLSIRLSSRYSYGQFVEINSHSLFSKWFSESGKLVTKMFQKIQQLIDDKEALVFVLIDEVESLTAARNACQAGTEPSDAIRVVNSVLTQLDQIKRHSNVVILTTSNVTEKIDLAFVDRADIKQYIGPPSEEGIYNIYLSCLEELMKCQIIHPRQQLFTIFELETMGYAETEVSEFSLRLRNIALKSKGLSGRALRKLPFLAHALFVKTPTVTIERFLEAMSRAVDKQKEEKANLVNGV, translated from the exons ATGGACGGTGACATAGTTGAAAATGGAAATCCAAAAGCAGAAATCCACGTGGAGGTCCATGTTAAATCTCACAG cACAGCTAAACTGTCCGATGTGAAGTTGCACGTTCTGGCTCTCCTGCATCGCCACAGCATGGTCTTTGGAAATTTCAGATGGACAGAGTTTGATGAAGACTTCCTACAGAAACATGTAGAGTCTGTGGTTCTAGCTGATCTTGACCCAATG CCCATTGATTTGAAGAGTTGCTCTGTCGACATTCACATCTTCACTCTGAATGAGGACGGACCCAGCACGCTGAGtttggaggaggatgaggagctTTCAGCAGCCAATCACTGGTTGCTGCCAGCAG cTGAATTTCATGGGATTTGGGAGAGTCTGGTATATGAGAATGGAGTCAAAACTCAG CTCCTGGATTATGTCACAACAACAATTTACTTCTCTGACAAAAATGTCGACAGCAACCTGATTTCTTGGAACCGTGTGGTGCTTCTTCACG GACCCCCGGGCACAGGGAAAACGTCACTGTGCAAAGCTCTTGCCCAGAAGCTGTCAATCAGATTATCAAGTCG GTATTCCTATGGGCAATTTGTCGAGATAAACAGTCACAGCTTGTTCTCAAAGTGGTTCTCAGAG AGTGGTAAGCTGGTCACGAAGATGTTTCAAAAGATCCAACAACTGATTGATGACAAAGAGGCTCTTGTGTTTGTTCTAATTGATGAG GTGgagagtctgacagcagcaagGAATGCCTGCCAGGCAGGAACTGAGCCGTCTGATGCCATCCGAGTGGTCAATTCTGTCCTCACTCAACTAGACCAGATCAAACG ACATTCCAACGTCGTGATCCTGACGACCTCCAATGTGACAGAAAAGATAGACTTGGCGTTCGTGGACAGAGCTGACATCAAGCAGTACATCGGACCGCCATCTGAGGAGGGCATCTATAACATCTACCTCTCCTGTCTGGAGGAGCTGATGAAG TGCCAGATCATCCACCCTCGGCAGCAGCTGTTCACCATATTCGAGCTGGAGACGATGGGCTATGCAGAGACTGAGGTATCCGAATTCAGTCTGAGACTGAGGAACATTGCTCT AAAAAGCAAAGGTTTGAGTGGAAGAGCACTCAGGAAGTTACCATTTCTAGCCCATGCACTGTTCGTTAAG ACGCCAACAGTGACTATTGAGAGGTTTCTGGAGGCAATGAGCAGAGCGGTGGATAAacagaaggaggaaaaagcTAACCTCGTCAACGGTGTCTGA